From the genome of Deinobacterium chartae:
GACCGGCCCGGTGATCATCGTGATCGGCCTGACGCTGGCCCCCACCGCCGTTCAGAGCGCGCAGTCGGCGGGCACGCCCGGCCTGCTGCTCGCCGGAGCGACGCTGCTGGCCGCCGTGGTCGCCTCGGTGTTCGCCCGGGGCCTTTTCAAGATGATTCCGATCCTGATCGGCGTGCTGGTCGGCTACGCTCTGGCCCTGGCCACCGGCCAGGTCGCCCCCGAGCGCCTCGAGGCCATCGCGCAGGCGGCCTGGATCGGGCTGCCGAACTTTCATGCGCCGCGCTTTGACTGGACCGCCATCTTGATCATCGCGCCGGTCGCCGTCGTCACCTTTATCGAGCACATCGGCGACGTGGTGGTCAACGGCCGGGTGGTCGGCAAGAACTTCCTCGAGAAGCCCGGCCTGTCGCGCACCCTGTTCGCCGACGGCATCGCCAACATGGCCTCGGCCACGCTGGGCGGCCCCGCCGCAACCACCTACGCCGAGAACACCGGCGTGCTGGCGGTCACCCGCGTGTACGACCCGGCGATCATCCGCATCGCGGCCGGCTTTGCCCTGGTGTTCGGCCTGTGCCCCAAGCTGGCCGCCGTGTTTCAGAGCCTGCCCTCCCCGGTGCTGGGCGGCGTGTCCATCCTGCTGTTCGGCATGATCGCCTCGGTGGGGATCCGCACCCTCGCCGAGGCCCGCATCGACTTCGCCCACAGCCGCAACCTGATCGTGGTCAGCCTGATCCTGGTGCTGGGTCTGGGTGGAGCCAAGTTCGTCATCCCGCTGGGCAGCGGCTCGCTCGAGGTGGCCCACATGGCCCTGGCGGCCCTGGTGGGCATCGTGGCCAACCTGCTGTTGCCCGAGCGGCTCAACCAGACCGAGGCGGATCCGCACGGCAAGCCCGAACAGGGTTAGGCGGTCTTCCTCGAGGTCGGGCGGGGTGCAGCCACCCCGCCCGACCTTTAGGGGCGTCTGAGCCAACTCACCGCTGCGGCCGTCATCCTGAACGCATGCATACCGTGCTCGCCGCAGCCCTGGCCGGACTGGCCGCCACCGCCCCCATGACCGTCTGGATGCTGGGAGCGCAGCGCCTGCTGCCCGCCCGCGAACGCTACCCGCTGCCGCCCGAGCGCATCACCGAGCACGCCGCCGAGGCGGTGGGCCTCGAGGCGGTCGCGCACCGCCCACCGGTGCGCCGGGCCGCATCGCTGATCAACCACTTCGCCTACGGCGCGCTGGCGGGCGCCCTGTACGCCCCGCTCTCGAGGCTGCCCGGCCCAGCGTTGCTGAGGGGCTTGGGTTACGGCACGGTGGTGTGGAGCGCGAGCTATCTGGGGCTACTGCCCACCCTGGGCCTGCTGAGCCCCGCGACCCGGCACCCTCCGCGCCGCAACGCGCTGATGATCGTGGCCCATTTCGTGTGGGGCTCGGCGCTGGCCCTGCTCACCGAACGCTGGTCCAGCGCCCGCCGCTGAAAAGCGGGGCCTAAAGGTCCTTCCTGCGGAACAGCAGCAGCGCTCCGGTGACCATCAAGGCGGTGTACCCCAACAGCACCAGCAGCGAGGTCGCCACCGTTTCGGGGCGGGCAGCGTAGGCGTCGAGGTGCGTGGTGAGCAGCACCTGTCCCAGCACCGGGAAGACCACCAGCAGGCGCATCACGCCCAGGGTTGCGATGGTGGCCAGCGCTGCGGCGGCGGTGTTCAGGTACGTGACCGCGAACAGCAGGGCCAGCGCCGCGATCGGCATCAGCGACATCGCCGCGATCAGGTAAGCGCGTCCGATTTCGGCGAGGGCCGCTGCCGGGGCGATCAGGCCCACACCGGTAAAACCGCCCGGCCCCAGGCCGGTGCCGCCCGCGAAACCGCCCAGCCCGAAGCGCGCCCCGGCCAACAGGCTGGCCAGCAGCAGCACCAGCAGCAGCGCGAACGGGTAACTGAGGGCCACCACCAGCTTGGCGGTCAGGACCCGGTTGCGGCTCACCGGGCGCAGCAGCAGCGGAGCCAGGGTGCCCGCACCGACCTCGGCCCCGATCAGTTCGGCAGCCGTCACGCTCACCAGCAGCGGCAAGATGAACTCCATGACCGTGAGCAGGCTCAGGGTGGGCATCTGGTAACCGCTGACCAGCACCAGGTTGTACACCTGCTGCAAGGCAGGCGCGAAGCTCCACACCCAGGGCAGCAGCAGCAGGACCACGACGGCGAGTTTGACCGAGCGGAAGTCGATCAGCTTGCGGTACTCGAGGGCAATCAGGCTCAGCAGGCCGCCGCCCCGGGCGCGGGCCGGAGCCGGAGTCGAGGTGGAGGTGGTCATCAGTAGTATTGCTCCATTCGCTCGCGGTAGTACTCGTAAAGGTCGAACAGGTCCGGGGCCGCCTCGTACACCCGCAGGCCCTCACCGACCAGCTTGTTCATCGCCTCGGGCACCTGCGACTCTCCGCTGAGGTAGGCGATGGCGTAGGGCGTGCGGCTGTAGGCGCGGTTCACACCCGGCAGGCTCTGCAGGGCCGCCGCCGCGCGCGCCGCGTCGTCCACCCGGAAACGGTAGGCCGACTGGCGCGCGCGCAGGTCGATCTGGTCCACCAGCTTACCCCCCGAGAGAATCCCCACGCTGTGCGCATACGAGGCGACTTCGCGCAGGTGGTGGGTGGAGAGCATCACCGCCGTACCCGCCGCTGCCATCGAGGAGATGATGCGGTGGATCAGACCGATGCCCAGCGGGTCAAGTCCGCTGGTGGGTTCGTCGAGGATCAAGATCTTGGGATCGGTCAGGATCGCGGCCGCCACGCCCAGGCGCTGACGCTGGCCCAGCGAGTACTCGCGCACCGGCCGGTCCGCCATGCGGGTCAGCTCGAGCAGGGCCAGCACCTCGCGGATGCGGTCATCTCCGACCGGCTGGGTTCCCGGCGCCCCGGCCGCCAGGCGAGCGTGGGCCAGCAGGTTGTCGCGTCCGCTCAGGTGCGGATAGAAGGCTGCAGGAGCTTCTACCACCGCGCCCAGCTGAGCGCGGGCGGCCACCCCGCTGGTGTGCACGTTGCGGCCCATCAGGGCCACGCGGCCCGCAGTCGGGAAAGTCAGTCCGGTGATGGTGCGAATCAGGGTGGTCTTTCCGGCCCCGTTGGGGCCGGTCAGCGCGTACACCTCGCCCGGATGCACCTCGAGGTCGATGCCGTCGAGCACCACGTGGCGCCCGTAGCGTTTGCTGAGACCGCGCACGGTGATGGCGGCAGCGGACGGCGTCTGTGACATATCGGCTCAGCCTACCAGATCGCCTTCAGGGCTGTTTATGAAAAATTCATCCTGTTCGCAAGCTCTGCCCTGGAGGCACGAGCTTCAATCCAGCGGCGGGTAGGCCTGATGAAAGGTCTCGTGCGTGATGCGCTCGGCGTAGCGGCGCAGGAAGTCCACGGTAGACAGCGCCTGGGAGCGGTGCATCGAGATGGCGCGCAGCTTGGTGGCGATGTGGTGCGTGACGTCACGCTCCACGGTGGGCGGCAGGTACGTCTCGAGCAGCGCGGGATCCTCGGGAGGAGTCCCTGCGTAATACCACAGCGTGCAGGGCTGCCCGGCACGGGCAAAGGCCTCGCGCACCACCCTCGAGGTGGCCACGTGGTCCGGGTGGCCGTTTGCGCCGTTGGGCGGGAAGGTCAGCACGATCTCGGGCCTCAGCTCCTCGAGGGCCGCGTGCACCAGCTGGGTGAGTTCCTCGGCGTCCACGTTCTTCAGGCCGCCGTCCGGGTAGGTGTACTGGCGGTGCAGTTGCACGCCCAGCACCTCCAGGCAGCTCTGCAGTTCGCCGCCGGGTCCGGCGCGCAGCGCAGCCAGTTCCTCGGGATCGGCGGCGAGGCCCAGGGTGCGGCCCTTCTCGCCGCGCGTCAGGGTGATCAGGCCAACGGTGCGGCCTTCGGCCACGAAATCCAGGATGGTCCCGGCGGCTCCGTAGACCTCATCATCCGGGTGGGGTACGACGATCAGCAGTTTCATGAGCGTTACTTTAACCCGGGCGTACGACAATCATTGTGCCCCCAACTTTCTTACGCACCGCTTCTCATGCGGCGTTTAGAATAAAGCGCGTGAACCCCCTCGAGTACCCGCAGTGGGCCTTCGTCACCGTCGCCGTGATCTTGGGTGCCCTGATCGGCTCTTTTTCCAACGTCCTGATTCACCGCATCCCGCGCCGTGAGTCGGTGGCGTTCCCGCCCTCGCACTGCCCGCACTGTCAGCACCGCCTGGGTCCGGCCGACCTAGTGCCGGTGCTGTCGTGGCTGTTCCTGCGCGGCCGCTGCCGCTACTGCGCCCACCCGATCTCGCCGCGCTACCCCGTGGTCGAGCTGATCTCGGCCACCGGCTACGGCCTGATCGCCGCGGCTTTCCCGCCCGCTACGGCCGGACTCGGCTTTTTAGGCCTGTGGGTGCTGTTCACACTGCTGCTGGTCGGAAGTGCGATCGACCTCGATATCCAGCAACTTCCCGACGAACTGACCCTGCCCGGCGTCCTGCTCGGCCTGCTGTTCGCAGTCGTCAACGCCCTCAGCGGCGGCGCGGCGGGCCTGCCTACCCTCGAGGAAGCGGTCAAGGGTGCGCTGATCGGCGCGGGCGTGCTGGTGCTCATCGGCAACTACGGCTCGTGGGTGCTGCGCCGCTTCCGCGAACCGCGCTTCCCGGACCACCCGATCGGCTACATGCAGATCTCGCTGGCCGGGCTGGTCGGAGCCTGGAGCGGCGGTCTGGCCGGAGCCGGAGCCAGCGAAACCGCCTCGCTGCTGACCGCTGTGGCCGTCGGCTCGGCCGCCGCGCTGGTATCGGCCGGACTCAACGTGGCCCTGCGGCGGGTGCTGCGCATTCCCGACGCCCTGACGCTGGGCGGCCTGTTGCTGTCGCTGGTGCTGGGCGTGTACGGCTTCGGACCCGGCCTGATCCTGATGCTGCAAGGCGGCCTCGCCGCGGCCGGAGCGGCCAGCTTGATCGCCGCCTTCTACTGGTGGATTCGCGGTGTGCCCGACGCGGACGACTCGGAGGACTACGATCCGATCGCCATGGGCTTCGGTGACGTCAAGCTGGTCGCCCTGATCGGCGCTTTCCTGGGTTGGGAGAAGCTGCTGGTCGCCCTGGCCGTCGCGGTGGCGCTGGGCGCACTGCTGGGCCTGGTGGTGCGACTGCTGCACGGACAACGGCAGATTCCCTTCGGCCCTTACCTCGCCGGGGGTGCGCTGATCGCGCTGTTTTACGGGGAGCAGATCATCCGGGCATACCTGGGGTACCTGGGTTAGGTTCACCGACTTCCTGCCCGCTTCAACGTGGCCGCGAACCGGCCACGTTTTCGTTATGGGATCGCGGTCATCTGACCCGACCCGGAGCCGGGGGCTCGCCTAAACTGTTCGCACATGCAAAACACCGCCGCCTCCGATCCGTCGCCGGCCGCCGTCCCGCCACCTCCCTCAACGTCTCCCCAGCCGCTTCGGATTCCCTCGAGGCTCGAGATGTACGGTCATCTCAGGCGCCGCAACTACGCCGAGGTCGAGCAGATCCTGTCCGGACTGCAGCAGGCCTACGCGCAGGGCCACCTGACCGAGCGGCAGCTGTCCGACGCTTTTTTGGTCTCGAACGACTACCGCGCCGACCTGACCCCGCACCTCACCGAGCTGGCCCGCCGCTTCCCCGAGTCTTACACGGCCTGTTTTGCGCTCGGAAACCACCACCTCGCGGCGGCGTACACGTACCGCACTTACCGACGTGCCCACGACATTCCCGAGCGCAACCGCGCCCACATGCACCGGCATACCGAGCTGGCCTGGACGCACCTGCAACGGGCCACCGAGCTCAGCGCACAGCCCACCCTGGCCAGCGCCAAACTGCTGAGCATCCTGACGCTGGGCGGCGAAGTGGAACAGGCCTGGGACCTCTACTACCGCGCCCTGCCCAGCAGCCCCCGCTCGCTTCTGCTCCGCCGCACCATGCTCTACGCCCTGCGCGCCGAGTGGGGCGGCAGCCTCGAGGAGATGACCGCCTTCGTCAACCGGGCCGAGCACGCCAGCCTCGCGGAAAGCGAACGCCAGTACCTGCACGCGACCGAGCGGCACCTCAGGGCCCATCACCTGCTGCATTTCCAGGAGCAGCCCCTCGAGGCCCGCGCCCTGTTCGAGGAGAGCTTGCGCATTCAGCCGGTTGCCGGGGCTCACCTGGGGCTGGCTAGGGTCGCCGAGCAACAGGAGAACCCCGCCGGGGCGGGATACCATTACGAGCAGGCCCTGCAACTGGAGCCGGAAAACTTCTTCTGCCAGGCTCAACTGGCCTTTCACCGTTTACGTCAGGGCCAGCAGGTACGTGCGTCGTACCGCATGTTCATGCACGCGGTAGCCTGGGGTGAGCCCTGGGCCAGGGACGTGCATGCCCACCTGGGGTGGCAGTCGTGGCTGACCCTGCTTGCCATAAGGGTGTTCGCTGCCCGGAAATGAAACGGGCGGAGGGGAGCAAAAACCCGTGGGTTTTTGCTCCCCTCCGCCTGCGGCC
Proteins encoded in this window:
- a CDS encoding solute carrier family 23 protein; this translates as MFGATVLVPLLTGLDPSVALFGAGLATLIFHALTGFGVPIFLGSSFAFIAPIISVMKLGGPAAVGGGLVAAGAMYLLFSALVRLLGTARILRVFPPIVTGPVIIVIGLTLAPTAVQSAQSAGTPGLLLAGATLLAAVVASVFARGLFKMIPILIGVLVGYALALATGQVAPERLEAIAQAAWIGLPNFHAPRFDWTAILIIAPVAVVTFIEHIGDVVVNGRVVGKNFLEKPGLSRTLFADGIANMASATLGGPAATTYAENTGVLAVTRVYDPAIIRIAAGFALVFGLCPKLAAVFQSLPSPVLGGVSILLFGMIASVGIRTLAEARIDFAHSRNLIVVSLILVLGLGGAKFVIPLGSGSLEVAHMALAALVGIVANLLLPERLNQTEADPHGKPEQG
- a CDS encoding DUF6789 family protein; translation: MHTVLAAALAGLAATAPMTVWMLGAQRLLPARERYPLPPERITEHAAEAVGLEAVAHRPPVRRAASLINHFAYGALAGALYAPLSRLPGPALLRGLGYGTVVWSASYLGLLPTLGLLSPATRHPPRRNALMIVAHFVWGSALALLTERWSSARR
- a CDS encoding ABC transporter permease → MTTSTSTPAPARARGGGLLSLIALEYRKLIDFRSVKLAVVVLLLLPWVWSFAPALQQVYNLVLVSGYQMPTLSLLTVMEFILPLLVSVTAAELIGAEVGAGTLAPLLLRPVSRNRVLTAKLVVALSYPFALLLVLLLASLLAGARFGLGGFAGGTGLGPGGFTGVGLIAPAAALAEIGRAYLIAAMSLMPIAALALLFAVTYLNTAAAALATIATLGVMRLLVVFPVLGQVLLTTHLDAYAARPETVATSLLVLLGYTALMVTGALLLFRRKDL
- a CDS encoding ABC transporter ATP-binding protein; the protein is MSQTPSAAAITVRGLSKRYGRHVVLDGIDLEVHPGEVYALTGPNGAGKTTLIRTITGLTFPTAGRVALMGRNVHTSGVAARAQLGAVVEAPAAFYPHLSGRDNLLAHARLAAGAPGTQPVGDDRIREVLALLELTRMADRPVREYSLGQRQRLGVAAAILTDPKILILDEPTSGLDPLGIGLIHRIISSMAAAGTAVMLSTHHLREVASYAHSVGILSGGKLVDQIDLRARQSAYRFRVDDAARAAAALQSLPGVNRAYSRTPYAIAYLSGESQVPEAMNKLVGEGLRVYEAAPDLFDLYEYYRERMEQYY
- a CDS encoding PIG-L deacetylase family protein; amino-acid sequence: MKLLIVVPHPDDEVYGAAGTILDFVAEGRTVGLITLTRGEKGRTLGLAADPEELAALRAGPGGELQSCLEVLGVQLHRQYTYPDGGLKNVDAEELTQLVHAALEELRPEIVLTFPPNGANGHPDHVATSRVVREAFARAGQPCTLWYYAGTPPEDPALLETYLPPTVERDVTHHIATKLRAISMHRSQALSTVDFLRRYAERITHETFHQAYPPLD
- a CDS encoding prepilin peptidase; this encodes MNPLEYPQWAFVTVAVILGALIGSFSNVLIHRIPRRESVAFPPSHCPHCQHRLGPADLVPVLSWLFLRGRCRYCAHPISPRYPVVELISATGYGLIAAAFPPATAGLGFLGLWVLFTLLLVGSAIDLDIQQLPDELTLPGVLLGLLFAVVNALSGGAAGLPTLEEAVKGALIGAGVLVLIGNYGSWVLRRFREPRFPDHPIGYMQISLAGLVGAWSGGLAGAGASETASLLTAVAVGSAAALVSAGLNVALRRVLRIPDALTLGGLLLSLVLGVYGFGPGLILMLQGGLAAAGAASLIAAFYWWIRGVPDADDSEDYDPIAMGFGDVKLVALIGAFLGWEKLLVALAVAVALGALLGLVVRLLHGQRQIPFGPYLAGGALIALFYGEQIIRAYLGYLG
- a CDS encoding DUF4034 domain-containing protein, yielding MQNTAASDPSPAAVPPPPSTSPQPLRIPSRLEMYGHLRRRNYAEVEQILSGLQQAYAQGHLTERQLSDAFLVSNDYRADLTPHLTELARRFPESYTACFALGNHHLAAAYTYRTYRRAHDIPERNRAHMHRHTELAWTHLQRATELSAQPTLASAKLLSILTLGGEVEQAWDLYYRALPSSPRSLLLRRTMLYALRAEWGGSLEEMTAFVNRAEHASLAESERQYLHATERHLRAHHLLHFQEQPLEARALFEESLRIQPVAGAHLGLARVAEQQENPAGAGYHYEQALQLEPENFFCQAQLAFHRLRQGQQVRASYRMFMHAVAWGEPWARDVHAHLGWQSWLTLLAIRVFAARK